TTGCAAGGCGGCGCCGTCTACCACAGCCAGTCGGGGGAGACGATCTTCGCCCACTGCCCGGGCTTGCGCGTCGTCATGCCGTCGAACGCGCTGGATGCGAACGGCCTGCTCCGCACCGCCATCCGCTGCGACGACCCAGTGCTCTTCCTCGAGCACAAGCACCTCTATCGCCAGCCCCACGCCAAGGGCCCCGACCCGGGCCCGGACTACTGCATTCCCTTCGGCAAGGCGGCCACGGTGCGGCCGGGCCGCGACCTCACCGTCGTCACCTATGGAGCGGTGGTGCGGCGGGCGGCGCTGGCCGCGGAGAAGCTGGCCGAGACCGAGGGCATCGAGGCGGAGATCCTCGACCTGCGCTCGCTCTCGCCCTGGGACCGCGAGGCCGTGGCGGCGTCGGTGCGCCGCACCTCGCGCCTGCTCGTCGCCTACGAAGACCACCTGAGCTTCGGATATGGCGCCGAGGTGGCGGCCTGGGCGGCGGAGGAGCTCTTCGAGTGGCTGGACGCGCCGATCCTCCGCGTCGCCGGAGCGGACACGCCGGTGGGCTATTCGCCCCCGCTGGAGGATTTCATCCTGCCCCAGCAGGCGCACCTCGAAGAGGCCTTGCGCCGCTTGCATTCTTACTGAGGTGCGCGCATGGCCCAGTACAAGGCACGCGTTCGTCAGGAAGCCGACGGTTCCTGGGTGGCGTCGGCCGTAGCCCTCCCCAACTGTTGGAGTCGAGCAGCTGGGCGCGACGAGGCCCTCGCCAAGCTGCGCGACGAGATCCGCTACCGCATCGAGTACTGCCCGTGCACCGGCGTGGACGACGAGTACGTCCGCGTCGAGGTGATCGCCGCTGAGGAAAAAGACGCAGCGGTGCGCAGTGCCGTCCTTGCTGCTCCCGCTGCCGGCGGCACCGCGGCCCGCGCGCACGCTGCCGGCGCCCCGCCGGTGCTTGCCTCCCCTTGGTCGTCGGCACGTCCGGCGACGCCAGCCTCGCTTTCCGGTGCGGCAGGCTGCCCGAGCGAGCCCGCCCGCAGCGAAGGTGCCGCGTCTTCACACCGCTCTGCCTCCGACCCGCCGCGCCGAGGCTGGCGCCGGTGGGACGATTGACAAGCGCAGCGTCGCGCCCCTAAGCTTGTGTCGCCTACGCCCCCCGTCAGGTCCTGGATTGGTTGGCATGCGACTGCGTCCCGTCGCGTCTTTCCTGCCGTGTTTCGGCGCGGCTGCGCTGCTCTCACTTGCCCTGGGAGCCGGCTCCACGCCTGCTTTCGCCCAGGTCACCTCGGCTTTCGACCTCTCCCGCTCCACTTCGGCCCAGGCCGATGCAGTGCAGCGCAATGCGGCAGTCGCCGGCTTCGGCAACTGGACGAGCAGCTTGCAGGTGGCATCGCTGCCCGAACCGGCCCATGCGGACGGCGCTGCCAGCCAGAGCTCGGGCCTCTACGACGACTATGCCTCGGCGGCTGGGGAAGCGCACGCGAAGGCGTCCGGCGGCGGCCATGGGGCGTACGGGGAGTCCAACTACGAGGTGCATTTCCTCGTCCGCGCGCGCAGCGGTTACACGCTCACAGGCCACGTGGAAGTATCCACGCTCGCGGTGGGTGCACCGCCGCTCGACGCACCGAGCATCGAGGAAATCGTCAACGAGGGTCAAGCGACGGGGAGCATCGCCTTCTCCGGCCCCGGTGGCGAGGTGGGCTCGTTGCGGCTCGATTGCCGCACAAACCCGGAGCAACCGGACGCCTGCACGCAGGCAGACGATCTCCTCGCTTCCGGAGTTCTGGAACCGGGAGTCTACGTCCTGCAAGCTCGCGCTTACGCCCGCGGCCAAGGCAGCGGCGCCGAGCCCGTGGGTGGCGTGGGGCTGGCGCGCTACAGCTTCGAGATCCGCTTCGACGGCCCGATCGTGAACACCGAGGCCGTCACTTGGGGCGGGTTGAAGTCGCTGTATCGCTGATCGGGCCGCTTCGTCTGCGGCTCTCGATGGGTGGGCGGGTTCGGGTCCGAGGCGCGACGCACGTCGCGCCGCTCGGCAATCTCAACGAAACAGCTGCTTGAGCTGGCTCCACGTGGTGCCTTCGACGCCCACCAGCGCATCGTCGAAGGTCGCATCGAAGCGGAAGGAACCGGCTTCACCGGACTGGGCCGCGGCACGCGCTTCCAGCACGTACTCCCCGGGAGTGAGCAAGGCTTCCAGATCGATGTCCTCGTTGCCGCCGTTGCCTTCGGTGACCAACGTCACCCCGGGACCATCGATGGCGACGCGTAGCGGCGGCGCCCCGGCCTCGCTCTCCACGCGACCGAGCAAGTGCAGCATCGTCGCCTCGCGCACCAGAAACCGAATGGAGAACTCCGAGACCGCTGCAGCGATGCCGCACGCTGACGGCACCGTACTGCAGCCGCCGCTCGCCGCGGCGCGGCCTTCTGCATGCACTTGCTTGCCCACGATGGTGGAGGTCTGGCTGGCGGTTCCGGTGGCGAGAGGCGGCCCGCCGGCGCCCAGGTTCGCGCCGACGCTGGCGTCGAAGGTTTCGAACGCCGGTGCTTCCTGCGCTTCGCTGACCGTTTCTTCCGGTGCGGGCGGTTCTGGCGTCACCGTGGCGCTCGCCGAGACGTGGCGCACCTGCGTCAACAAGCTCAAGACCTGACTGGCGTCGGCAATCGCGAAGGGCCACGAGACGGCGAGACCCAAAAGGCCCGTGACCATGAACATCTGGGCTTTCAAGTGTACCTCGGGCTGGACATGTGGGGGCTCGCACAATGATAGGCGTCGGCGCCGTGGCCTGCAAGACGGGGGCAAGAGAACGCGAGAGCCGCACCGCCGCCTGCAAGGGCGAGAGGGTGGGCTGGTGGGGGATTTGGCTCGTATTGGTTCGACGCGAAGGACCTTGGTCAGGGGTCCACGAAGGCCGAGGCAACCGCCAGTGCAGGGTCGCCGAGGTAGGTGTACTGGATGTGGCGGAACATCGAACGCGCCGCCTCCTGCACGTCTGCCGGTGTCAGCGCCTCGAGGCGGCTCACGAACTGCTCCGATTTTTCCCAGCCGCCGCCGAGCAGCTCGTAGCGGGCCAGGAAGCCTGCCTGCGCCTGGTTCGTCTCGTTTTGCAAATGGTAGCGGGTGACGTAGACCTGCACCTTGTCGTGCAGCTCCTTCGCTTCCAGGGGTTCGTCGCGCAGCCGGCGCATCTCGTCCAACATCACCGCCAGGGTCCGCACCGGCTCCACCGCGGTGACATAGATCCACCCCAGATTGGCCGCCAGGCTGCCGAGACCGGCGCCGGGGGCATAGCTCAGGTTGCGCTTGGTGCGCACTTCCTCGAAGAGGCGGTCGCGCAGCACCGAGAGCGTCAGCAGGGCGGCGGGATGGGCGGCGTCCGCGAGGGAAGGCGCCGCGAACTGTCCCAGGATGTAGTGGGTGGGCAACTCCCGCGCCGCCACCCGGAGACGGCTGCCGGCGAAGCGCAGCGCCGCCGGCGACGGCAGCGGTCCATCGCCGGCAGGCAGAGCCGCGAAAGCGGCGTGGCTCCGCGACACGAGGGTCGACTCCTCGACGTCGCCCACCACGACGAGGAGCATGCGGGCGCGCAGCAGGCGGCCCCGAAA
The genomic region above belongs to Candidatus Krumholzibacteriia bacterium and contains:
- a CDS encoding type II toxin-antitoxin system HicB family antitoxin; protein product: MAQYKARVRQEADGSWVASAVALPNCWSRAAGRDEALAKLRDEIRYRIEYCPCTGVDDEYVRVEVIAAEEKDAAVRSAVLAAPAAGGTAARAHAAGAPPVLASPWSSARPATPASLSGAAGCPSEPARSEGAASSHRSASDPPRRGWRRWDD
- a CDS encoding pitrilysin family protein, producing the protein MGVAVCRLEGAGIPVLLRQHAAHPVVALRLYLRGGSASIGPEAAGADLLRARAARRGTERFPKETLNAELARLGTEIGCRTDEDLTVFHLRCLRMHFEPSWEIFADLVLRPLLQPEELEVVRRQMLLGIRQRQDDPDGHLGDLARELVYTGHPYAPHPEGTEASVGALDAAALRGHFRGRLLRARMLLVVVGDVEESTLVSRSHAAFAALPAGDGPLPSPAALRFAGSRLRVAARELPTHYILGQFAAPSLADAAHPAALLTLSVLRDRLFEEVRTKRNLSYAPGAGLGSLAANLGWIYVTAVEPVRTLAVMLDEMRRLRDEPLEAKELHDKVQVYVTRYHLQNETNQAQAGFLARYELLGGGWEKSEQFVSRLEALTPADVQEAARSMFRHIQYTYLGDPALAVASAFVDP